The following is a genomic window from Acidimicrobium ferrooxidans DSM 10331.
AGACACCTGTCCGATGGTCGCAACCTGCGTCACACTGGGCGCCATCTGCCGCAGGTACGTGTCGAAGAACGCGATGCTGACGGCAGCGACGGCCTGCTCGGCAGGCCCTTCGGTCGTGTAGGGTCCGAGGTGGTCGGCCCCGAGGAGCCACTCGAGGTACTTGGGCGCCTGGGCGTCCGCGTAGATCGCCTGGGATGCGGACGGCGGGTTCACCGTGTCGGCGGAGCCCTGCACGACGAGCATCGGGACGGACGAGCCGAAGAACGACCCGCCGAAGGGGGAGAACACCGCGCCCGACAGCACGGCGACGGCACGAACGCCAGGGATCGCACAGCAGGTGTTGTCCGCGCTCGCAAGGACCACGTCGCCGCCGTCGCTCTGGCCCGCGAGCGCGACGTCGTCGGTCGCGACACGGCCCGCGAGCACGCCCGAGCGCGCAAGCACGTCCATCTCGCCGATGGCGGCCGAGAGGTCACCCGGTTCGTTGAGCATGTCCGACTCGAAGGCGTCCGCGATCGCCGCGTCGTGCAGGTCGACCCCGTAGGTCGCCAGCGCCCACGCAGAGCTCAGTGGGAAGCGGGGAGCAGCGACCACGTAGCCTGCGCGAACCCACGCCTCGATGAGCGGCACGTACGCACTCGGATCCTCGTCGAAGCCGGCCGCAAACACGATGAGGGGATAGGGTCCACCCACGCTCGCGACCGGGGCATCGGCCACGATGGTACTCGATGCCGTCCGGGACGGATAGAAGACGTCCAGCAGGTAGCTGCGTTCCGAACACGCGTGCGTCGTCGGTACGCACGTCACCCTGCCAGGCTCGGTGACGGTCACCCGAAGCTCGCCCACCCCAGCGATCTGCCCGCTCTGGTGCGCAGACGACGAGCGCGGCCGCGTCGACGAGGGCGCTGGCTCGTGTCGATGCGTCGTCGACGCGCTCGGGGTCGTCGTCG
Proteins encoded in this region:
- a CDS encoding alpha/beta hydrolase family protein is translated as MERATTTPSASTTHRHEPAPSSTRPRSSSAHQSGQIAGVGELRVTVTEPGRVTCVPTTHACSERSYLLDVFYPSRTASSTIVADAPVASVGGPYPLIVFAAGFDEDPSAYVPLIEAWVRAGYVVAAPRFPLSSAWALATYGVDLHDAAIADAFESDMLNEPGDLSAAIGEMDVLARSGVLAGRVATDDVALAGQSDGGDVVLASADNTCCAIPGVRAVAVLSGAVFSPFGGSFFGSSVPMLVVQGSADTVNPPSASQAIYADAQAPKYLEWLLGADHLGPYTTEGPAEQAVAAVSIAFFDTYLRQMAPSVTQVATIGQVSGVATEEADVDGS